The genomic window TTGTGCTCAGTTGACGCTCATATGAGAGTCGGCTGACGGGACAGGGTACCGGGAGCGATCTTCGTCCCGGCAGCCGGTTCCCTCATCGGGACCGAAGCCAGGCAAGATGGAGGGCGTGACCCTTATCGATCAGCTGCCGCCGGACGCCGACCCCGATGCCCTCTTCGAAGCCTTCGCGTCATGGGCCGAGGAACGGGGCATCTCGCTCTACCCGGCCCAGGAGGAGGCGCTGATCGAGGTGGTCTCCGGGGCCAATGTGATCCTTTCCACACCCACCGGCTCGGGCAAGAGCCTGGTCGCGGCCGGGGCGCACTTCGCCGCGCTGGCCCGGGACGAGGTCACCTTCTACACGGCTCCGATCAAGGCCCTGGTCTCGGAGAAGTTCTTCGACCTCTGCAAGCTCTTCGGCACCGAGAACGTCGGCATGCTCACCGGCGACGCCTCCGTCAACGCGGACGCGCCCGTCATCTGCTGCACCGCCGAGGTGCTGGCCTCCATCGCGCTGCGCGACGGCAAGAACGCCGACATCGGCCAGGTCGTGATGGACGAGTTCCACTTCTACGCGGAGCCCGACCGCGGCTGGGCCTGGCAGATCCCGCTCCTGGAACTCCCCCAGGCGCAGTTCGTGCTGATGTCGGCGACGCTCGGCGACGTCTCGATGTTCGAGAAGGACCTCAAGCGCCGCACCGGCCGCGACACCGCCGTTGTCCGCTCCGCGACCCGCCCGGTCCCGCTGTCGTACGAGTACGTGACGACACCGATCACCGAGACGCTGACCGAGCTGCTCGAGACCAGGCAGGCGCCGGTCTACATCGTGCACTTCACACAGGCGCAGGCGGTCGAGCGGGCCCAGTCGCTGATGAGTATCAACATGTGCACGCGCGAGGAGAAGGACCGGATCGCCGAGCTGATCGGCAACTTCCGCTTCACCACCACGTTCGGCCGGAACCTCTCCCGGTACGTGCGCCACGGCATCGGCGTCCACCACGCCGGCATGCTGCCCAAGTACCGCCGGCTCGTCGAGAAGCTCGCCCAGGCCGGACTGCTGAAGGTCATCTGCGGGACGGACACGCTCGGGGTCGGCGTCAACGTCCCCATCCGCACGGTGCTGTTCACCGCGCTCACCAAGTACGACGGCAGCCGTGTCCGTACGCTGCGCTCCCGCGAGTTCCACCAGATCGCGGGCCGGGCCGGCCGCGCAGGATTCGACACCGCCGGGTTCGTCGTCGCGCAGGCGCCCGAGCACGTCATCGAGAACGAGAAGGCGCTCGCCAAGGCGGGCGACGACCCGAAGAAGAAGCGCAAGGTGGTCCGCAAGAAGGCCCCCGAGGGTTTCGTCGCATGGTCCCAGGGCTCCTTCGAGAAGCTCATCGCCTCCGACCCCGAGCCGCTGACCTCCCGGTTCAAGGTCACCCACGCCATGCTGCTGTCGGTGATCGCCCGCCCCGGCAACGCCTTCGACGCGATGCGCAAGCTGCTTGAGGACAACCACGAGCCGCGCAGGCAGCAGCTGCGGCACATCCGCCGGGCGATCGCGATCTACCGCTCGCTCCTCGACGGCGGCATCGTGGAGCGCCTCGAAACCCCCGACGCACAGGGCCGGATCGTCCGGCTCACCGTCGACTTCCAGCAGGACTTCGCGCTCAACCAGGCGCTCTCCACGTTCGCGCTCGCCGCCTTCGACCTGCTGGACCCCGAGTCGCCGTCGTACGCGCTCGACATGGTCTCCGTCGTCGAGTCGACCCTCGACGACCCGCGCCAGATCCTCGCCGCGCAGCAGAACAAGGCGCGCGGGGAGGCGGTCGGCGCGATGAAGGCGGAGGGCGTCGAGTACGAGGAGCGGATGGAGCGGCTGGCGGACATCTCGTATCCGAAGCCGCTGGAAGAGCTCCTCTGGCACGCCTACAACCTGTACCGCAAGTCCCACCCGTGGGTCGGCGACCATCCGGTGTCGCCGAAGTCCGTCATCCGCGACATGTACGAACGGGCGCTGTCCTTCACCGAGTTCACGTCCTTCTACGAACTGGCCCGCACCGAGGGCATCGTGCTGCGCTATCTCGCGAGCGCGTACAAGGCCCTGGACCACACCATCCCGGACGACCTGAAGACCGAGGACCTCCAGGATCTGATCGCCTGGCTGGGCGAGATGGTCCGGCAGGTCGACTCCAGCCTGCTCGACGAGTGGGAGCAGCTGGCCAACCCCGAGGTGGAGACCGCGGAGGAGGCCCAGGAGAAGGCCGACCAGGTCAAGCCGGTCACGGCCAACGCCCGCGCCTTCCGCGTGCTGGTGCGCAACGCCATGTTCCGCCGTGTGGAGCTCGCGGCCCTCGACCAGGTCGCCCAGCTGGGCGCGCTGGACGCCGAGTCCGGCTGGGACGAGGACGCGTGGGGCGAGGCGATGGACGCGTACTGGGACGAGTACGACGACCTGGGCACGGGCCCGGACGCGCGCGGTCCGAAACTGCTGTCCATCGAGGAGGACCCCGCACACGGTCTGTGGCGGGTGCGGCAGACCTTCGCCGACCCGAACGGCGACCATGACTGGGGCATCGGTGCGGAGGTCGATCTGGCGGCCTCCGACGAGGAGGGCCGGGCGGTCGTGCGGGTCACCTCCGTCGGGCAGCTGTGACGGCCGTCGGAGCTGTGAGAGGACTCCTGCCATGACCAACCCCGCAGAGCGCCTCGTCGACCTGCTCGACCTGGAGCGGATCGAGGTCAACATCTTCCGCGGGCAGAGCCCCAACGAGTCGCTTCAGCGCGTCTTCGGCGGGCAGGTGGCGGGCCAGGCGCTGGTCGCTGCCGGGCGGACGACGGACGGCGGGCGGCCGGTGCACTCGCTGCACGCGTACTTCCTGCGCCCGGGGGTCCCCGGCGTGCCGATCGTCTACCAGGTCGAACGGGTCAGGGACGGCCGCTCGTTCACCACCCGCCGGGTCACCGCCGTGCAGCAGGGGCGCACGATCTTCAACCTCACGGCCTCCTTCCACCAGCCCGAGGAGGCCGGCTTCGAGCACCAGCTGCCGCCGCGCCTGGACTTCCCCGACCCCGAGACCCTGCCGACGGTCACCACGGAGATCAGGGAGCACCTGGGTGCGCTGCCGGAGGCGCTTCAGCGGATGGCCCGGCGCCAGCCCTTCGACATCCGCTACGTCGACCGGCTGCGCTGGACCCACGAGGAGATCAAGGACGCGGACCCGCGCAGCGCCGTGTGGATGCGTGCGGTGGGTCCGCTCGGCGACGACCCGCTGGTGCACACGTGCGCGCTGACGTACGCGAGCGACATGACGCTGCTGGACGCGGTGCGCATCCCGGTCGAGCCGCTGTGGGGGCCGCGGGGCTTCGACATGGCGTCGCTGGACCACGCCATGTGGTTCCACCGGCCGTTCCGGGCGGACGAGTGGTTCCTCTACGACCAGGAGGCGCCCATCGCGACGGGCGGCCGCGGGCTGGCGCGCGGCCGGATCTACGACCGCGAGGGGCGGCTCCTGGTCTCGGTGGTCCAGGAGGGCCTGTTCAGACCGCTGAAGTGACCGATTCACCAGACCCGATTCACAAGGAGATCCGATGACGCTGTACGACATCCCGCTGCGCACCCTGAGCGGCGAGCCCACCTCGCTGGCCGACTACCGGGACTCGGCCGTGCTGCTGGTGAACGTGGCCTCCAAGTGCGGCCTGACCCCGCAGTACGCCGGTCTGGAGCGGCTCCAGAAGCAGTACGGGGACCGCGGGTTCACCGTGCTCGGCGTGCCCTGCAACCAGTTCGCCGGGCAGGAGCCGGGCAGCGCCGAGGAGATCCGGACGTTCTGCTCGACGACGTACGGCGTCTCGTTCCCGCTCCTGGAGAAGGTGGACGTGAACGGCGCGGACCGGCATGCGCTGTACACGGAGCTGACGCAGGTCGCGGACGCGGACGGGGAGGCGGGCGACGTGCAGTGGAACTTCGAGAAGTTCCTGATCTCGCCGCGCGGTGAGGTGACCCGCTTCCGTCCGCGCACGGAGCCGGAGGCCCCGGAGCTCGTCGCGGCGATCGAGGCACTGCTGGGCGCCTGACAGCGGCGGAGGGGGCGGCGTACGGGTGTCGTACGCCGCCCCCTCGCGCGTCGGCCGGGCGTGTCGCCCGGGCCGTGTCGCCCGGGTCGCGGCTCCCTAGCGGATCGGCATCCCGGACAGCGTGCGGGCGATCACCAGGCGCTGGATCTCGCTGGTGCCCTCGAAGATCGTGTAGATCGCTGCGTCGCGGTGCATGCGCTCCACCGGGTACTCGCGGGTGAAGCCGTTGCCGCCGAGGATCTGGACGGCCTGCGCGGTGACCTTCTTGGCGACCTCGCTGGCGAAGAGCTTCGACATCGAGCCCTCGGCCGCGGTGAACGGCTTGCCGCTCACCCCCATCCAGGAGGCGCGCCAGACGAGCAGCCGGGCCGCGTCGATCTGCGTGCGCATGTCGGCGAGCTGGAAGGCGATGCCCTGGTTGTCGATGATCGGGCGGCCGAACTGCTCACGGGTCCTGGCGTAGTCGAGCGCGTAGTCGTACGCGGCGCGGGCCGTGCCGACCGCCATGGCGCCGACGGCGGGGCGGGACGCCTCGAAGGTCGCCATGGCGGCGTTCTTGACGCGTTCGCCGCCGCCCGCCCTGGCCCGCTCGCGGGCGCGGGCGAGGCGCTTGTCGAGCTTCTCCTTGCCGCCGAGGAGGCAGGAGCCGGGGACGCGGACGTCCTCCAGGACGACCTCGGCGGTGTGGGAGGCGCGGATGCCGTGCTTCTTGAACTTCTGGCCCTGGGAGAGACCGGGGGTGTTCGGCGGCACGATGAAGGAGGCGTGGCCCTTGGTGCCGAGCTCCGGGTCGACCACGGCGACGACGACATGGACGTTGGCGATGCCGCCGTTGGTCGCCCAGGTCTTCGTGCCGTTGAGGACCCATTCGTCCTTGGCCTCGTCGTAGACGGCGCGGGTGCGCATCGAGCCGACGTCGGAGCCGGCGTCGGGCTCGGAGGAGCAGAAGGCGGCGACCTTCACGTCCTGGACGTCGCCGTACATCTGCGGGATCCAGGTGCCGATCTGCTCCTCGGTGCCGTTGGCGAGGACGCCGACGGCGGCGAGTCCGGTACCGACGATGGAGAGGGCGATGCCGGCGTCGCCCCAGAAGAGCTCCTCCATGGCCACCGGGATGCCGAGGCCGGTGGGGTCGAAGAACTGCTGGGCATAGAAGTCGAGGGAGTAGATGCCGACCTTGGCGGCCTCCTGGATGACCGGCCAGGGTGTCTCCTCGCGCTCGTCCCACTCCGCGGCGGCCGGGCGGATCACGTCCTTCGCGAAGCCGTGCAGCCAGTCGCGCACCTGCTTCTGGTCGTCGTTGAGATCGAGCGCGAACTCGGTCATTTTCCCCTCCTGATGTGCATCCACTCGCCCGCTGCGACGCATGTTACTAGCGGTAACCGCAGTCTGTTACCGGCAGGTACGGGCTGTCAACCGCCATCGGCACGATCGCCACCCGAGCCCGGCGGAGTGTTACGTTTCGCAGGCCGCAGGAGAACGAGGGCGGGGAGACGCCATGGAGACCACGACTCAGCAGACCGACCAGCAGCGGTCGGTGGACCAGCGGCGACGGGAACTCCTCGAAGCCGCGGACCGTGTGGTGCTCAGGGACGGGCCGGGGGCGTCCATGAACGCGATCGCGGCGGAGGCGGGGATCACCAAGCCGATCCTCTACCGGCACTTCGGTGACAAGGGCGGACTCTACCGCGCCCTCGCCAAGCGGCACACCGACGCACTGCTGGACGCACTGCGCACCGCGATCGACGCCAGCTCCGACCGGCGCGAGCGGGTCGAGCACACGCTCGACACCTACCTCGCGGCGATCGAGGCGCGGCCTCAGGTCTACCGCTTCCTGATGCACCCCGCCGACGACCCCCAGCTGACCGAGCAGACCTTCGACGTCGGCCGCCACTCGGCGCCGCTGCTGCGCCGACTCGGCGAGGAGCTGGCGAAGGTCATCGCCGAACGCGTCGACCTCGGTCCCGGCGGCGACGAGCTGGCCCGGATCTGGGGCCACGGCATCGTCGGCATGATGCACGGCGCCGGCGACTGGTGGCTGGGCGAACGCCCGTGCTCACGGCAGCAGTTGGTCCGGAGCCTGGCGGACCTGCTGTGGGGCCGCCTGTCGGTGGCCGAGGACCGCGCGGGCAGCCCGGGCTTCTGACGGGGACCGGCGCCAGGACCCCCAGCGCCAGGACCCCCGTACGGCCTTCGGCCGTTTCCCCCATCGCCGGACGGGCCGGGTTCCAGCCCGTCCGGCGATCGAGGAGCGGGGGTTCGGGGGCGGAGCCCGGTTCGGGGCTACCGGCGCCCCCACGCCGTGCGGCCCACCGCACGCAGGGCGCGCCGGCGGCGCCAGCCGGTGACGCGGTCCAGGTAGACCCCGCCCTCCAGGTGGTCGCACTCGTGCTGGAGGCACCGCGCGAAGAACCCGGTGCCCTCCACCCGCACCGGCGCGCCCTCCGCCGTCACGCCCTCCACGACCGCGCGGTCGTACCGGGGCGTCCCCGCCTCGATCCCCGGCAGCGACAGACAGCCCTCGGGGCCGCGCAGCTCGACCCCGTCCGCGGCGACGAGCCGCGGATTCACCACGTGCCCGAGGTGGCGCACGTCCTCGTCGTCGGGGCAGTCGTAGACGAAGACCCGCAGCCCCACACCGACCTGGTTCGCCGCGAGCCCGACGCCGTTGGCCGCGTACATTGTCGCGTACATGTCCTCGATCAGCCTCGCCAGCGACGGTCCGAAGTCGGTGACCGCCTCGCAGGGCGCGTGCAGAACGGGGTCACCGAGCAGGCGCATGGCGCGGACGCGCCCGGAACTGCCGGGGATCGGTCGGTTTCGCATGCCGGCAAGGTTACGTTCCGCCCACCTGCGCGAACCGCGGTTCGGGCCCGTGACCGGATCTCGATAGGCTGAGCCCCGACCGACGCAAGGAGGATCAAGGACGATGGCAGGACACCCTGGCAACGCAGAGCCGCTGTCGCCGCGGGCCAAGCTGGCCGTGACGGCAGGGAAGGCCGCAGCGGCGGTGTCGCGCGCAGCGGGACGTGGCAGCGGATCGGTGATCGGCGGCCGGGTGGCGCTGAAACTCGACCCGGATCTGCTGAGTCGGCTGGCACACCACCTCGACGTCATCCTGGTGTCGGCGACGAACGGCAAGACGACCACCACCCGGCTCATCGCCGAGGCGCTGCGCGCCAGCGGCCCGGTCGTCTCGAACGCGCTGGGCGCGAACATGCCCGCGGGCATCACGTCCGCGCTCGCCGGCGGCTCCGACGCCAAGTACGGCGTGATCGAGGTCGACGAGAAGTACCTGGCCGGGGTCGCCCGCGACACCACCCCCAAGGCCATCGCGCTGCTCAACCTCTCCCGCGACCAGCTCGACCGCGCCGCCGAGACCCGGATGCTCGCCGAGAAGTGGCGCGAGGGCCTCTCCGGCACCAAGGCCGTCGTCATCGCCAACGCCGACGACCCGCTGATCGTCTGGGCCGCGTCCTCCTCCGCCAACGTGGTGTGGGTGGCCGCCGGACAGGAGTGGAAGGACGACGCCTGGTCCTGCCCGTCCTGCGGCGGTGTGATGCAGCGCCCCGGCGACGACTGGTACTGCGGCGAGTGCGGCTTCCGCCGGCCCCCGGTGAGCTGGGCGCTGAGCGGCGACCACGTACTCGACCCGCACGGCTCGGCCTGGCCGATCCACCTCCAGCTGCCGGGCCGCGCCAACAAGGCCAACGCCGCCACCTCCGCCGCGGTCGCCGCCGTCTTCGGCGTCCCGCCGCAGGTCGCCCTGGAGCGCATGTACCAGGTGCAGGCGGTCGCCGGACGGTACGACGTGGTGTCGTTCCTCGGCCGCGACCTGCGGCTGCTGCTGGCGAAGAACCCGGCCGGCTGGCTGGAGACGTTCTCGCTGATCGACCCGCCGCCGACCCCGGTGATCCTCTCCGTCAACGCCCGCGGCGCCGACGGCACGGACACCTCCTGGCTGTGGGACGTCGACTACACCCGGCTCGCCGGGCACCCGATCCTGGTGATCGGCGACCGCAGGCTCGACCTGGCCGTCCGCCTCGAGGTCGCGGGCCTGGAATTCCGGGTCTGCGACACCGTCGAGGAGGCCGTGCAGCTCGCCCCGCCCGGGCGGATCGAGCTCATCGCCAACTACACCGCCTTCCAGGACGTACGCCGCCGCGTCGGCAACTGAGCCGGCAGACCAGAGGAAAAGAGAGCATGAGCGACAGCAGCCTGCGCCTGGTCTGGGTCTACCCGGACCTGCTCAGCACCTACGGGGACCAGGGCAACGCCCTGGTCGTGGAGCGCCGGGCCCGGCAGCGCCGACTCGGCGTCACGCGCGTCGACGTCCGCAGCGACCAGCCGGTGCCGACCTCAGGCGACATCTATCTGATCGGCGGCGGCGAGGACCGGCCGCAGCGGCTCGCGGCGGAGCGGCTGCGCCGGGACGGCGGCCTCTCCCGGGCCGCGTCCAACGGCGCGATCATCTTCTCGGTCTGCGCCGGGTACCAGATCCTCGGCCACGAGTTCATCAACGACCTGGGCGAGCGCGAGCCCGGCCTCGGGCTGCTCGACGTGATCTCCACGCGCGGCGAGGGCGAGCGGTGCGTCGGCGACGTCCTCGCCGACATCGACCCGCGGCTCGGCCTGCCGCAGCTGACGGGCTTCGAGAACCACCAGGGCATCACGCATCTGGGACCGACGGCCCGGCCCTTCGCACGCACCGTGTTCGGCAAGGGCAACGGCACGGGCGACGGCACCGAGGGCGCGTACAACGACACCGTCTTCGGTACGTACATGCACGGCCCGGTCATGGCCCGCAATCCGCAGATCGCGGATCTGCTGCTGAAGCTGGCGCTCGATGTGAACGCACTGCCGCCGGCCGACGACCGCTGGTACGAGGCGCTGCGCGCCGAGCGCATCGCGGCGGCGACCCAGCCGGCCTGACCCGCGGCCGGCGGCCTCCGTCCCGCAAGCGGATTCGTACGAACATCCGGTGTCCACGGTGCGGACGTCCGGTTCGGCCCCCGCCACCTGCCGCCGGTAGGCTGGCGGGGATCCAACCGGACGACGTGGTCCGGGAGTCGGCCCACGTTGCAAAGGTATTCGGGCTCATGCGCATTGGTGTCCTCACGTCCGGCGGCGACTGCCCCGGTCTGAACGCGGTCATCCGTTCCGTCGTGCACCGCGCCGTCGTGGACCACGACGACGAGGTCATCGGCTTCCACGACGGCTGGAAGGGCCTGCTGGAGGCCGACTACCGCAAGCTCGACCTCGACGCGGTGGCGGGCATCCTGGCCCGCGGCGGCACCATCCTCGGCTCCTCCCGGGTGCAGCCGGCCCATCTGGTCGACGGCGTCGAGCGCGCCAAGGGCCACGTCGCCGAGCTGGGCCTCGACGCGATCATCCCGATCGGCGGCGAGGGCACGCTGAAGGCCGCCAACCTCCTCTCCGAGGCGGGGCTGCCGATCGTCGGCGTACCGAAGACCATCGACAACGACATCGCCTCGACCGACGTCACCTTCGGCTTCGACACCGCCGTCGGGGTCGCGACGGAGGCGCTGGACCGGCTGAAGACGACCGCCGAGTCGCACCAGCGGGTGCTGA from Streptomyces sp. FIT100 includes these protein-coding regions:
- the def gene encoding peptide deformylase — translated: MRNRPIPGSSGRVRAMRLLGDPVLHAPCEAVTDFGPSLARLIEDMYATMYAANGVGLAANQVGVGLRVFVYDCPDDEDVRHLGHVVNPRLVAADGVELRGPEGCLSLPGIEAGTPRYDRAVVEGVTAEGAPVRVEGTGFFARCLQHECDHLEGGVYLDRVTGWRRRRALRAVGRTAWGRR
- a CDS encoding type 1 glutamine amidotransferase, which produces MSDSSLRLVWVYPDLLSTYGDQGNALVVERRARQRRLGVTRVDVRSDQPVPTSGDIYLIGGGEDRPQRLAAERLRRDGGLSRAASNGAIIFSVCAGYQILGHEFINDLGEREPGLGLLDVISTRGEGERCVGDVLADIDPRLGLPQLTGFENHQGITHLGPTARPFARTVFGKGNGTGDGTEGAYNDTVFGTYMHGPVMARNPQIADLLLKLALDVNALPPADDRWYEALRAERIAAATQPA
- a CDS encoding glutathione peroxidase, whose product is MTLYDIPLRTLSGEPTSLADYRDSAVLLVNVASKCGLTPQYAGLERLQKQYGDRGFTVLGVPCNQFAGQEPGSAEEIRTFCSTTYGVSFPLLEKVDVNGADRHALYTELTQVADADGEAGDVQWNFEKFLISPRGEVTRFRPRTEPEAPELVAAIEALLGA
- a CDS encoding TetR/AcrR family transcriptional regulator; translation: METTTQQTDQQRSVDQRRRELLEAADRVVLRDGPGASMNAIAAEAGITKPILYRHFGDKGGLYRALAKRHTDALLDALRTAIDASSDRRERVEHTLDTYLAAIEARPQVYRFLMHPADDPQLTEQTFDVGRHSAPLLRRLGEELAKVIAERVDLGPGGDELARIWGHGIVGMMHGAGDWWLGERPCSRQQLVRSLADLLWGRLSVAEDRAGSPGF
- a CDS encoding acyl-CoA dehydrogenase family protein; protein product: MTEFALDLNDDQKQVRDWLHGFAKDVIRPAAAEWDEREETPWPVIQEAAKVGIYSLDFYAQQFFDPTGLGIPVAMEELFWGDAGIALSIVGTGLAAVGVLANGTEEQIGTWIPQMYGDVQDVKVAAFCSSEPDAGSDVGSMRTRAVYDEAKDEWVLNGTKTWATNGGIANVHVVVAVVDPELGTKGHASFIVPPNTPGLSQGQKFKKHGIRASHTAEVVLEDVRVPGSCLLGGKEKLDKRLARARERARAGGGERVKNAAMATFEASRPAVGAMAVGTARAAYDYALDYARTREQFGRPIIDNQGIAFQLADMRTQIDAARLLVWRASWMGVSGKPFTAAEGSMSKLFASEVAKKVTAQAVQILGGNGFTREYPVERMHRDAAIYTIFEGTSEIQRLVIARTLSGMPIR
- a CDS encoding MurT ligase domain-containing protein, whose product is MAGHPGNAEPLSPRAKLAVTAGKAAAAVSRAAGRGSGSVIGGRVALKLDPDLLSRLAHHLDVILVSATNGKTTTTRLIAEALRASGPVVSNALGANMPAGITSALAGGSDAKYGVIEVDEKYLAGVARDTTPKAIALLNLSRDQLDRAAETRMLAEKWREGLSGTKAVVIANADDPLIVWAASSSANVVWVAAGQEWKDDAWSCPSCGGVMQRPGDDWYCGECGFRRPPVSWALSGDHVLDPHGSAWPIHLQLPGRANKANAATSAAVAAVFGVPPQVALERMYQVQAVAGRYDVVSFLGRDLRLLLAKNPAGWLETFSLIDPPPTPVILSVNARGADGTDTSWLWDVDYTRLAGHPILVIGDRRLDLAVRLEVAGLEFRVCDTVEEAVQLAPPGRIELIANYTAFQDVRRRVGN
- a CDS encoding acyl-CoA thioesterase II → MTNPAERLVDLLDLERIEVNIFRGQSPNESLQRVFGGQVAGQALVAAGRTTDGGRPVHSLHAYFLRPGVPGVPIVYQVERVRDGRSFTTRRVTAVQQGRTIFNLTASFHQPEEAGFEHQLPPRLDFPDPETLPTVTTEIREHLGALPEALQRMARRQPFDIRYVDRLRWTHEEIKDADPRSAVWMRAVGPLGDDPLVHTCALTYASDMTLLDAVRIPVEPLWGPRGFDMASLDHAMWFHRPFRADEWFLYDQEAPIATGGRGLARGRIYDREGRLLVSVVQEGLFRPLK
- a CDS encoding RNA helicase, coding for MEGVTLIDQLPPDADPDALFEAFASWAEERGISLYPAQEEALIEVVSGANVILSTPTGSGKSLVAAGAHFAALARDEVTFYTAPIKALVSEKFFDLCKLFGTENVGMLTGDASVNADAPVICCTAEVLASIALRDGKNADIGQVVMDEFHFYAEPDRGWAWQIPLLELPQAQFVLMSATLGDVSMFEKDLKRRTGRDTAVVRSATRPVPLSYEYVTTPITETLTELLETRQAPVYIVHFTQAQAVERAQSLMSINMCTREEKDRIAELIGNFRFTTTFGRNLSRYVRHGIGVHHAGMLPKYRRLVEKLAQAGLLKVICGTDTLGVGVNVPIRTVLFTALTKYDGSRVRTLRSREFHQIAGRAGRAGFDTAGFVVAQAPEHVIENEKALAKAGDDPKKKRKVVRKKAPEGFVAWSQGSFEKLIASDPEPLTSRFKVTHAMLLSVIARPGNAFDAMRKLLEDNHEPRRQQLRHIRRAIAIYRSLLDGGIVERLETPDAQGRIVRLTVDFQQDFALNQALSTFALAAFDLLDPESPSYALDMVSVVESTLDDPRQILAAQQNKARGEAVGAMKAEGVEYEERMERLADISYPKPLEELLWHAYNLYRKSHPWVGDHPVSPKSVIRDMYERALSFTEFTSFYELARTEGIVLRYLASAYKALDHTIPDDLKTEDLQDLIAWLGEMVRQVDSSLLDEWEQLANPEVETAEEAQEKADQVKPVTANARAFRVLVRNAMFRRVELAALDQVAQLGALDAESGWDEDAWGEAMDAYWDEYDDLGTGPDARGPKLLSIEEDPAHGLWRVRQTFADPNGDHDWGIGAEVDLAASDEEGRAVVRVTSVGQL